The following proteins are co-located in the Rhodococcus opacus B4 genome:
- the cydD gene encoding thiol reductant ABC exporter subunit CydD: MSTAVGDAPRPAREGASRRPVDPRLWRYSAAARGYLVLTVGLSMVDVAMVIVSALMIGRVLGGVIVDDATDLGRWSTELVVLAVAVGIRVLGTWLQSRFAHRSATRVVAELKGEVLGVATRMRPRELDPRRDEIATVLTRGIDGLVPYLTGYLPALVLAGTLTPATLVVIAFQDLTSAAIIFVTLPLIPVFMILIGLLTKGKAAKTLTAMTTLSSQLLDLLAGLPTLRALGREQGPVTRVRELGDAHRRTTMSALRVAFLSSMVLELLATLCVALVAVSIGLRLVYGGMELEAGIVALILAPEVYLPLRRVGTQFHAAEDGMAAASRAFAVIDTDLSVDSDGAVVVDANGARLEFDGLDVRSRRGPAPHRLTGVVEPGVVTVLTGPNGSGKTTAVHALLGLVEPARGDVRVAGAPVGSLDRSAWWAQVAWLPQHPVLVPGTLDENLRLTGDVVDLEQACAATGFDEVLAELPDGWNTRVGSGGTGLSLGQRQRLALTRVLATRRPVLVLDEPTAHLDDASERTVLDSLRHLAAAGRTVVVVGHRPAVLAAADRVIGVSADVA, translated from the coding sequence ATGAGCACAGCGGTAGGCGACGCACCCCGCCCGGCACGGGAGGGTGCGTCCCGGCGTCCCGTCGACCCCCGGTTGTGGCGGTACTCGGCGGCCGCCCGCGGATATCTCGTCCTCACGGTCGGGCTGTCGATGGTCGATGTCGCGATGGTCATCGTGTCGGCGCTCATGATCGGCCGCGTGCTCGGCGGGGTGATCGTCGACGACGCCACCGACCTCGGCCGGTGGTCCACCGAACTGGTGGTGCTCGCCGTCGCGGTGGGGATCCGGGTTCTCGGCACCTGGCTGCAGTCCCGCTTCGCGCACCGGTCCGCGACCCGGGTCGTGGCGGAACTGAAGGGGGAGGTGCTCGGTGTCGCCACGCGGATGCGGCCGCGTGAACTCGATCCGCGCCGGGACGAGATCGCGACCGTGCTCACCCGCGGCATCGACGGGCTCGTGCCGTACCTCACCGGGTATCTTCCAGCCCTGGTGCTCGCGGGCACGCTCACTCCGGCGACGTTGGTGGTCATCGCGTTTCAGGATCTGACGTCCGCGGCCATCATCTTCGTCACGCTGCCGCTGATCCCGGTCTTCATGATCCTCATCGGCCTGCTCACCAAGGGCAAGGCCGCCAAGACCCTGACCGCGATGACCACGTTGTCCTCACAACTCCTCGACCTGCTGGCAGGTCTGCCCACGCTGCGGGCGCTCGGCCGCGAGCAGGGCCCGGTGACGCGGGTACGTGAACTCGGCGACGCCCACCGCCGCACCACGATGTCGGCGCTGCGGGTGGCGTTCCTGTCGTCGATGGTGCTCGAACTGCTGGCCACGCTGTGCGTCGCGCTCGTCGCCGTGAGCATCGGACTCCGGCTGGTGTACGGGGGGATGGAACTCGAAGCGGGAATCGTGGCACTGATCCTCGCGCCCGAGGTGTACCTCCCGCTGCGGAGGGTCGGAACCCAGTTCCACGCCGCCGAGGACGGAATGGCCGCCGCGAGCAGGGCCTTCGCCGTGATCGATACCGACCTTTCAGTCGACTCCGACGGCGCGGTCGTGGTGGACGCGAACGGGGCGCGTCTCGAATTCGACGGCCTGGACGTCCGGTCCCGGCGCGGACCGGCGCCGCACCGACTGACGGGGGTCGTCGAACCCGGCGTGGTGACCGTGCTGACCGGACCGAACGGATCCGGGAAAACGACTGCGGTACACGCACTTCTCGGTCTCGTAGAACCGGCGCGGGGCGACGTGCGCGTGGCCGGCGCACCCGTGGGCTCGCTCGACCGGTCCGCGTGGTGGGCGCAGGTGGCGTGGCTGCCCCAGCATCCCGTTCTCGTTCCCGGCACCCTGGACGAGAACCTGCGGCTGACCGGAGACGTCGTCGACCTCGAACAGGCGTGCGCCGCCACGGGTTTCGACGAGGTGCTCGCCGAACTTCCCGACGGGTGGAACACGCGGGTCGGATCCGGCGGAACGGGACTGTCGCTCGGTCAGCGGCAGCGTCTCGCGCTGACCCGGGTGCTCGCCACCCGGCGTCCGGTGCTGGTGCTCGACGAACCGACCGCACACCTCGACGACGCGTCGGAGCGCACCGTGCTGGATTCCCTGCGGCACCTCGCCGCCGCAGGCCGGACGGTCGTGGTCGTCGGGCACCGGCCGGCCGTGCTCGCGGCCGCCGACCGGGTGATCGGGGTGAGCGCCGATGTCGCGTGA
- the cydC gene encoding thiol reductant ABC exporter subunit CydC produces the protein MSRDPLLRALPLLDLQPGRVLRAVAAGVATLGSALALAALSAWLITRAWQMPPVLDLSVAVVAVRALGISRGVFRYLERLATHDTALRGTTSARTRLYQRLADGDPAAAAGLRRGELLARTGADVDTLGDVVVRALVPIAVSVVLAVAAVGILAVISPAAALVLAVALAVSGVAAPWLSARAARLAETSGAQARARFSGDAVTALDHAAELRVAGRLDRAESRAVDAERAAVSATDRAAAPSAFADAATPLAVGVSVIASLLIGMDLYSSGTMSPMAMGILVLLPLSAFEATAALPAAAVALTRARIASRRILAVLDSAVADPHPGDRDLDGPAEVVAKDLRCGWPGGQVTAPLDLDLPPGARVAIVGGSGSGKTTTLMTLAGLLPPVSGTVRVDGVDLHRIRSGALRRNVGFFAEDAHLFDTSVIENLRVARGDIDEAEALAVLESVGLGGWVSGLPEGVRTTLAGGARAVSGGQRRRLLLARALLSPDRVLLLDEPTEHLDADAGADLLRRLLARDGGLVSPQRTIVVVTHQLPEDTSADLVIRVEKAESENALPSP, from the coding sequence ATGTCGCGTGACCCGCTGCTCCGGGCGCTGCCGCTCCTCGACCTGCAACCCGGGCGGGTGCTGCGTGCCGTCGCCGCGGGTGTCGCCACCCTGGGGAGCGCTCTCGCGCTGGCGGCGCTGTCGGCGTGGCTGATCACGAGGGCATGGCAGATGCCGCCCGTCCTGGACCTCAGCGTGGCCGTGGTGGCGGTACGGGCCCTCGGCATCTCCCGCGGCGTCTTCCGCTACCTCGAGCGGCTCGCCACCCACGACACCGCCCTCCGCGGAACCACCTCCGCCCGCACCCGGCTGTACCAGCGGCTCGCGGACGGGGACCCCGCCGCCGCTGCCGGACTCCGCCGCGGCGAACTGCTCGCGCGCACCGGGGCCGACGTCGACACCCTCGGTGACGTCGTGGTCCGCGCGCTCGTCCCGATCGCGGTGTCCGTGGTCCTGGCCGTCGCCGCCGTCGGCATCCTCGCGGTGATCTCGCCTGCCGCGGCGCTCGTACTCGCGGTGGCGCTCGCGGTGTCGGGGGTCGCGGCACCCTGGTTGTCTGCACGGGCCGCCCGCCTCGCCGAGACGTCCGGGGCGCAGGCGCGCGCCCGGTTCAGCGGGGACGCCGTCACCGCCCTCGATCACGCCGCGGAACTCCGCGTCGCAGGTCGCCTCGACCGCGCGGAGTCGCGGGCCGTCGACGCCGAGCGCGCCGCGGTCTCGGCCACCGACCGCGCCGCCGCACCCAGCGCGTTCGCGGACGCCGCCACTCCGCTGGCGGTCGGGGTGAGCGTGATCGCGTCGCTGCTCATCGGCATGGACCTGTACTCGTCGGGGACCATGAGCCCGATGGCGATGGGCATCCTCGTGCTGCTGCCGCTGTCCGCGTTCGAGGCGACGGCGGCACTGCCCGCGGCGGCGGTCGCGCTGACCCGGGCCCGGATCGCGTCCCGTCGCATCCTCGCCGTGCTGGACTCCGCGGTCGCGGACCCACACCCCGGAGACCGGGACCTCGACGGACCGGCAGAGGTGGTCGCGAAGGATCTGCGATGCGGGTGGCCCGGAGGTCAGGTCACCGCGCCGCTCGATCTCGACCTGCCGCCGGGCGCCCGGGTCGCGATCGTCGGGGGCAGCGGGTCCGGGAAGACGACCACCCTGATGACCCTCGCCGGGTTGCTCCCACCCGTGTCGGGGACGGTCCGGGTCGACGGCGTCGACCTCCACCGCATCAGGTCCGGGGCCCTGCGCCGGAACGTCGGGTTCTTCGCGGAGGACGCGCACCTCTTCGACACGTCCGTGATCGAGAATCTGCGGGTGGCGCGGGGCGACATCGACGAGGCGGAGGCCCTCGCCGTCCTGGAGTCCGTCGGGCTCGGGGGCTGGGTGTCCGGGCTGCCGGAGGGCGTGCGCACCACCCTCGCCGGCGGAGCCCGGGCGGTGTCGGGCGGGCAGCGTCGCCGACTGCTTCTCGCCCGCGCGCTGCTGTCGCCCGACCGGGTGCTGTTGCTGGACGAGCCGACCGAGCATCTCGACGCCGACGCGGGCGCCGACCTGCTGCGGAGACTGCTCGCACGCGACGGCGGACTGGTGTCGCCGCAGCGCACCATCGTGGTGGTCACTCACCAGCTTCCGGAGGATACCAGCGCTGACCTGGTGATACGCGTGGAGAAAGCTGAGAGCGAAAATGCGTTGCCGAGTCCGTGA
- a CDS encoding type IV toxin-antitoxin system AbiEi family antitoxin domain-containing protein, with product MKSAFFGRFLSACVRTVASMTPATIDFKPEFQRVLDHQHGLVTARQLRGLGISTRQIQHMVESGQWSAVLHGVYAVTNGPLDRPMMLWAALLFGGPRAILSHRTPAEEWALVPVDPEGPIHVTVPYGLSAEPQGPTYRKVGRRSDRLVPREGDLLHPGVVVHRSRAHAHILVPTLLPRTSLADTVVDLAVEEPSAPEAARVVVAAVTGSNVSVTALLRRIEQRPPRRYRKALTDALTFVSSGVQSILEHRYAVDVELAHGQPAARRQSPMLVDGKTLYEDVDYSDSGVPLLVRLDGLRYHSSRSVTLRDRRRGNAAELAGKATLVYGWEEVTRRSCDVAAEVRAVLERGGWSGPNPCPRGREYLLTSGG from the coding sequence TTGAAATCGGCCTTCTTCGGGCGTTTCCTGTCGGCCTGCGTGCGCACCGTCGCGTCCATGACACCTGCGACGATCGACTTCAAGCCCGAGTTCCAGCGCGTCCTCGACCACCAGCACGGCCTGGTCACGGCCCGGCAATTGCGCGGGCTGGGCATCTCGACCCGGCAGATTCAGCACATGGTGGAATCCGGCCAGTGGTCGGCGGTCCTGCACGGCGTGTACGCCGTCACCAACGGCCCCCTCGACCGGCCGATGATGCTGTGGGCGGCGCTGCTGTTCGGCGGTCCCCGCGCGATTCTCAGCCACCGGACCCCGGCCGAGGAGTGGGCGCTGGTGCCCGTCGATCCCGAGGGGCCGATCCACGTCACCGTGCCCTACGGGTTGTCGGCCGAGCCCCAGGGACCGACGTATCGCAAGGTCGGACGGCGATCCGACCGTCTGGTCCCCCGTGAGGGCGATCTCCTCCACCCGGGGGTCGTGGTGCACCGGTCCCGGGCGCACGCTCACATCCTCGTCCCGACGCTCCTGCCGCGGACGTCCCTGGCCGACACCGTCGTCGATCTGGCCGTCGAGGAGCCGTCGGCGCCGGAAGCCGCGCGTGTCGTCGTCGCGGCGGTCACCGGCAGCAACGTGTCGGTGACCGCGTTGCTTCGACGCATCGAGCAGCGTCCGCCGCGCCGATACCGCAAGGCGCTGACCGACGCGCTGACGTTCGTCTCGAGCGGTGTCCAGTCGATTCTGGAGCACCGGTACGCCGTCGACGTCGAACTCGCCCATGGACAGCCGGCCGCTCGGCGACAGTCGCCGATGCTCGTCGACGGGAAGACGCTGTACGAGGACGTGGACTACTCGGACAGCGGCGTTCCGCTCCTCGTGCGGCTGGACGGGCTGCGATACCACTCGTCGCGGTCGGTGACTCTGCGCGACCGGCGTCGCGGCAACGCGGCGGAACTCGCGGGGAAGGCGACACTGGTGTACGGCTGGGAGGAGGTGACGAGGCGCTCGTGCGACGTCGCGGCCGAGGTGCGGGCGGTTCTCGAGCGGGGCGGTTGGAGTGGGCCGAACCCGTGCCCGCGCGGCCGTGAGTACTTATTAACGTCGGGCGGTTAA
- a CDS encoding FABP family protein, whose amino-acid sequence MRRGSGDAAVADAVERAKTTASRNIPQLPDLPLPEDTANLRLGPDLNNELLAVLPLVGVWRGEGEGHDPDTGDYHFGQQIIVSHNGGNYLEWKSQTWVLGTDGEYVRPDLHETGFWRISGDGIPGSTNEEVVELLLAHSSGIVELFYGRALTQSSWELATDVVIRSTSGVLVGGAKRLYGIVEGGDLAYVEERIIADGELRPHLSARLSRYVG is encoded by the coding sequence GTGCGTCGTGGTAGCGGTGACGCAGCTGTCGCTGACGCCGTCGAGCGTGCCAAGACGACGGCGTCGCGGAACATCCCGCAGCTTCCGGACCTTCCGCTGCCCGAGGACACCGCAAATCTTCGCCTCGGCCCGGATCTGAACAACGAACTCCTCGCGGTACTGCCGCTCGTGGGTGTCTGGCGCGGCGAAGGGGAAGGCCACGACCCCGACACCGGCGACTACCACTTCGGGCAGCAGATCATCGTCTCCCACAACGGTGGCAACTACCTCGAGTGGAAATCCCAGACCTGGGTTCTGGGCACCGACGGCGAATACGTGCGCCCCGACCTCCACGAGACCGGCTTCTGGCGGATCAGCGGAGACGGCATTCCCGGCAGCACCAACGAGGAAGTCGTCGAACTTCTCCTCGCCCACAGCTCCGGCATCGTCGAACTGTTCTACGGCCGCGCCCTCACCCAGTCGTCGTGGGAGCTCGCGACCGATGTCGTGATCCGCAGCACCTCCGGTGTTCTGGTCGGGGGCGCCAAGCGTCTCTACGGCATCGTCGAGGGCGGCGACCTCGCGTACGTCGAGGAACGCATCATCGCCGACGGGGAACTGCGCCCCCACCTCTCCGCGCGGCTGTCCCGCTACGTTGGCTAG
- a CDS encoding cutinase family protein — translation MLRSSPVLPGLARAAVTATVLLLTVSAFGAPGPAVAAPNSGSADPGSAGSGSDETDSVDPNNYATDCPDVLIVAVSGATDSEADRNPLEESGEAWSNWLGNVTVPTGQANADEPGTVGWMYVPYPSTYGLGLLQPVPTYQDSMAAGVASTNRILDENKAKCGDDTKYVLLGYSVGGEVVERVARELGHRDSNALVTADDIAGVALIGDPYRPAGTPSMGEPGPPGGGFMSSGPADYGALDGKITYACRPYDIACDAPQEIAVLELALGVLGQLHFTLLNPGQTVSDFANAVTNMAARTIVHIVTHDDWFASDESFLDVLRKVADRTYDPDGPDRNTQVSREQMVEALNWAMGPGSEVVKAKLAAEGPGFVEDNRDVFELVTKPYIFLGFIQHLFYWNNNPNDPWYWESEKVVDWITALAQEQ, via the coding sequence ATGCTTCGATCCAGTCCTGTGCTTCCCGGCCTGGCCCGAGCCGCGGTGACGGCGACGGTGCTGCTGCTCACGGTGTCCGCGTTCGGCGCTCCCGGTCCGGCCGTCGCGGCCCCGAACTCCGGCAGCGCGGACCCCGGTAGCGCCGGTTCGGGAAGTGACGAGACCGACAGCGTCGATCCGAACAACTACGCCACCGACTGCCCCGATGTCCTCATCGTCGCGGTGTCGGGTGCGACGGATTCTGAAGCAGACCGTAACCCGCTCGAGGAGAGCGGTGAGGCGTGGTCCAACTGGCTGGGCAACGTGACGGTGCCGACCGGGCAGGCCAACGCGGACGAGCCCGGGACGGTGGGGTGGATGTACGTGCCCTATCCGTCCACATACGGTCTCGGTTTGCTGCAACCTGTTCCGACATACCAGGATTCGATGGCGGCCGGTGTCGCGTCGACGAACAGGATCCTCGACGAGAACAAGGCGAAGTGCGGCGACGACACCAAGTACGTCCTCCTCGGGTACAGCGTCGGCGGCGAGGTGGTCGAACGGGTGGCGCGCGAACTCGGCCACCGCGACAGCAATGCTCTGGTTACCGCCGACGACATCGCCGGTGTCGCGTTGATCGGCGACCCGTACCGCCCCGCGGGGACACCGTCGATGGGCGAGCCGGGCCCTCCCGGAGGCGGATTCATGTCTTCCGGGCCTGCCGACTACGGCGCTCTCGACGGCAAGATCACCTACGCGTGCCGCCCCTACGACATCGCGTGCGACGCGCCGCAGGAGATCGCCGTCCTCGAGCTGGCGCTCGGGGTGCTGGGACAGCTGCACTTCACCCTGCTGAACCCGGGCCAAACCGTCTCCGACTTCGCGAATGCAGTGACGAACATGGCGGCGCGGACGATCGTCCACATCGTCACCCACGACGACTGGTTCGCCTCCGACGAGTCCTTCCTCGACGTACTGCGCAAGGTGGCCGACCGGACCTACGACCCCGACGGGCCGGACCGGAACACGCAGGTGTCCCGGGAGCAGATGGTCGAGGCGCTGAACTGGGCCATGGGCCCCGGTTCCGAGGTCGTGAAGGCGAAGCTCGCGGCAGAGGGGCCCGGGTTCGTCGAGGACAACCGGGACGTCTTCGAACTCGTGACCAAGCCGTACATCTTCCTGGGCTTCATCCAGCACCTGTTCTACTGGAACAACAACCCGAACGACCCCTGGTACTGGGAGAGCGAGAAGGTCGTCGACTGGATCACCGCGCTCGCGCAGGAGCAGTAG
- a CDS encoding DUF1416 domain-containing protein, translated as MCGAPVQTQTLPAGVDVEKETVITGRVLATDGQPIGGAFVRLLDGGGEFTAEVVASGTGDFRFFAAPGDWTVRALSSSGNGTATVSPTSAGVHNVDVTVGE; from the coding sequence ATGTGTGGAGCACCTGTACAGACCCAGACCCTGCCCGCGGGCGTCGACGTCGAGAAGGAAACGGTCATCACCGGCCGCGTTCTCGCCACTGACGGCCAGCCGATCGGTGGAGCGTTCGTGCGTCTCCTCGACGGCGGCGGAGAGTTCACCGCCGAGGTCGTCGCCTCGGGCACCGGAGACTTCCGCTTCTTCGCCGCTCCCGGCGACTGGACCGTGCGTGCACTCTCCAGCTCCGGCAACGGCACCGCCACGGTGAGCCCGACGAGCGCAGGCGTGCACAACGTCGACGTCACGGTCGGCGAGTAG
- a CDS encoding sulfurtransferase: protein MARSDVLVSADWAEQNLNAPKTVFVEVDEDTSAYDGGHIEGAIRLDWRKDLQDGVRRDFLNQQQFSDLLSAKGVANDDTIVLYGGNNNWFAAYAYWYFKLYGHQDVKLIDGGRKKWELDGRPLSKETVSREATQYKADAPDLTIRAFRDEVIDAIGNKNLVDVRSPDEFSGKILAPAHLPQEQAQQRGHVPTAINIPWSTTANEDGTFKSDDDLEKLYSEKGYDESKPTIAYCRIGERSSHTWFVLKEILGKSDVKNYDGSWVEYGSLVGAPIELEVH, encoded by the coding sequence ATGGCTCGCTCCGATGTCCTAGTCTCCGCCGACTGGGCTGAGCAGAACCTCAACGCCCCCAAGACCGTTTTCGTCGAGGTGGATGAGGACACCAGCGCATACGACGGCGGCCACATCGAAGGCGCCATCCGCCTCGACTGGCGGAAGGACCTGCAGGACGGAGTCCGTCGTGACTTCCTGAACCAGCAGCAGTTCTCCGACCTCCTGTCCGCCAAGGGCGTCGCCAACGACGACACCATCGTTCTCTACGGCGGCAACAACAACTGGTTCGCGGCATACGCGTACTGGTACTTCAAGCTGTACGGCCACCAGGACGTCAAGCTGATCGACGGCGGCCGCAAGAAGTGGGAGCTCGACGGGCGCCCCCTCTCCAAGGAGACCGTCTCCCGCGAGGCCACCCAGTACAAGGCCGACGCACCCGACCTGACGATCCGCGCGTTCCGCGACGAGGTCATCGACGCCATCGGCAACAAGAACCTCGTCGACGTGCGTTCGCCCGACGAGTTCTCCGGCAAGATCCTCGCCCCCGCGCACCTGCCGCAGGAGCAGGCGCAGCAGCGTGGACACGTCCCCACGGCCATCAACATCCCGTGGAGCACCACCGCAAACGAGGACGGCACGTTCAAGTCGGACGACGACCTGGAGAAGCTGTACTCGGAGAAGGGCTACGACGAGTCCAAGCCCACCATCGCGTACTGCCGTATCGGCGAGCGCTCCAGCCACACCTGGTTCGTGCTCAAGGAGATCCTCGGCAAGTCCGATGTCAAGAACTACGACGGCAGCTGGGTCGAATACGGCTCACTCGTCGGCGCACCCATCGAGTTGGAGGTTCACTGA
- a CDS encoding DUF4395 domain-containing protein, with product MSTTLEVEQVDVRGPRFAAWVTTAVLVAVLVVSTFSLVAAGILLALQAVVFAAGAATGPRRSPYGRIFGSLVAPRLAPVSEREPVAPLRFAQLVGFVFAAAGTLGFLAGSGVIGAVATAFALFAAFLNAAFGFCLGCQIYPLVTRLRPA from the coding sequence ATGTCCACAACACTCGAGGTCGAGCAGGTCGACGTTCGTGGCCCCCGGTTCGCCGCCTGGGTCACCACCGCGGTCCTCGTCGCCGTCCTCGTCGTGTCGACGTTCTCGCTGGTCGCCGCAGGAATCCTGCTGGCCCTGCAGGCCGTCGTCTTCGCGGCGGGCGCAGCCACCGGTCCGCGGCGCAGCCCATACGGCCGGATCTTCGGCTCCCTCGTCGCGCCGCGACTCGCTCCGGTGAGCGAACGCGAACCCGTCGCACCGCTGCGGTTCGCGCAGCTCGTCGGATTCGTCTTCGCCGCCGCCGGCACCCTCGGCTTCCTCGCCGGCTCCGGCGTCATCGGCGCCGTTGCCACCGCATTCGCCCTGTTCGCGGCGTTTCTCAACGCCGCATTCGGGTTCTGCCTCGGCTGCCAGATCTACCCGCTCGTGACGCGGCTACGCCCCGCCTGA
- a CDS encoding thioredoxin family protein: MTGITLLLIALFAALAFGLVWQRRQGKVRTTGETTAVVTDQRRLLLEAAGIGPQSPEHPRRATVLHFSADWCGPCAAVRRVVGQVVADLAGEPEPPVEVEVDIDEYPALAKELGVLSLPTTFILDADLQQRFRVSGVPTAADLRAALGPLTRPPASNS; encoded by the coding sequence ATGACCGGAATCACACTGTTACTGATCGCACTGTTCGCGGCTCTCGCGTTCGGGCTCGTCTGGCAGCGGCGCCAGGGGAAGGTCCGGACCACCGGCGAGACGACCGCGGTCGTGACCGACCAGCGACGGCTGCTCCTCGAGGCGGCGGGCATCGGGCCGCAGTCGCCCGAACACCCTCGGCGGGCCACCGTTCTCCACTTCTCCGCCGACTGGTGCGGACCCTGCGCAGCGGTGCGCAGGGTCGTCGGACAGGTCGTCGCGGACCTCGCCGGCGAGCCGGAACCTCCCGTCGAGGTGGAAGTCGACATCGACGAGTATCCCGCTCTCGCCAAGGAACTCGGCGTTCTGTCGTTGCCGACGACGTTCATTCTCGACGCCGACCTGCAGCAACGCTTCCGGGTGTCCGGGGTGCCCACCGCGGCCGACCTCAGGGCGGCGCTCGGACCCCTCACCCGGCCCCCGGCTTCAAATTCCTGA
- a CDS encoding LmeA family phospholipid-binding protein, which produces MRKLIIGIVFLVALGLVVDFGSAAYAEYRVSRELRAGASLTADPEVTVHGFPFLTQAWNGKYENIEIRAQGVQSDVVGEVTIESTLLGVSAPLSDLVDGSVTSLPVDHLSGRMLIDATDLGRFLDIPDLQVSAPPASKSDGTGGSGGSGMPTAGGVVLTGTVPVGPLETTVSVQADLVLDGGQVKIVASDFYFGPEGHADFTIPEPLAPAILGLFTRTIDPKELPFGVQPTEVYAEGSQIVIEGVGDNVTIDLNELQNR; this is translated from the coding sequence GTGCGGAAACTCATCATCGGAATCGTCTTCCTCGTGGCACTCGGTCTCGTCGTCGACTTCGGTTCGGCGGCCTATGCGGAGTACCGGGTGTCGCGGGAACTGCGGGCGGGCGCGTCCCTCACCGCGGATCCCGAGGTGACGGTGCACGGCTTCCCCTTCCTCACCCAGGCGTGGAACGGAAAGTACGAGAACATCGAGATCCGTGCCCAGGGAGTACAGAGCGACGTGGTCGGTGAGGTGACGATCGAGTCCACCCTTCTGGGCGTGTCCGCGCCGCTGTCCGACCTCGTCGACGGGTCCGTCACGAGCCTTCCCGTCGACCACCTCTCCGGCCGCATGCTCATCGACGCCACCGACCTGGGACGGTTCCTCGACATCCCCGACCTGCAGGTTTCGGCCCCACCGGCCAGCAAGTCGGACGGGACCGGCGGATCCGGCGGCTCCGGAATGCCGACCGCGGGCGGCGTCGTCCTCACCGGCACCGTCCCCGTCGGCCCCCTCGAGACCACCGTCAGCGTGCAAGCCGACCTGGTCCTCGACGGTGGTCAGGTGAAGATCGTCGCCAGCGACTTCTACTTCGGGCCCGAGGGCCACGCCGACTTCACCATCCCCGAGCCCCTCGCTCCCGCGATCCTCGGCCTGTTCACCCGGACGATCGACCCCAAGGAGCTGCCGTTCGGCGTCCAGCCGACGGAGGTGTACGCGGAGGGCTCGCAGATCGTCATCGAGGGCGTCGGCGACAACGTCACGATCGACCTGAACGAACTGCAGAACCGATGA
- a CDS encoding winged helix-turn-helix transcriptional regulator: protein MELLLLTSDPNPEAVLPALALLAHSVRPAPTEVSSLLEASSADIALVDARTDLAAARGLCRLLGSTGSAVPVVAVLTEGGLVAVNSDWGLDDILLPGTGPAEVDARLRLLVGRTGGVASPEASGKITLGELVIDEGTYTARLRGRPLDLTYKEFELLKYLAQHAGRVFTRAQLLQEVWGYDFFGGTRTVDVHVRRLRAKLGSEYESLIGTVRNVGYKAVRPTRSKSGAPVPPVDDLDAEDADFESAEGPVIQ from the coding sequence GTGGAGCTACTGCTTCTTACCTCCGACCCGAACCCCGAGGCAGTGCTGCCTGCCCTCGCCCTGCTGGCGCATTCGGTGCGGCCTGCCCCGACGGAGGTGTCCTCACTCCTGGAAGCGAGCTCCGCCGACATCGCCCTGGTGGATGCGCGCACCGATCTCGCGGCGGCTCGCGGCCTCTGCCGGCTGCTGGGCAGCACGGGTTCCGCGGTCCCCGTGGTGGCGGTGCTCACCGAGGGTGGCCTGGTGGCGGTCAATTCCGACTGGGGTCTCGACGACATCCTGCTTCCGGGCACCGGGCCGGCCGAGGTGGATGCCCGCCTCCGGCTGCTGGTCGGACGCACCGGCGGCGTCGCCAGCCCGGAGGCGTCGGGCAAGATCACGCTCGGCGAACTGGTCATCGACGAGGGCACGTACACGGCCCGGCTGCGTGGCCGTCCCCTCGACCTCACCTACAAGGAGTTCGAACTCCTCAAGTACCTGGCGCAGCACGCGGGTCGCGTCTTCACCCGCGCACAGTTGCTGCAGGAGGTGTGGGGATACGACTTCTTCGGTGGCACCCGCACGGTCGACGTCCACGTGCGTCGTCTGCGCGCCAAGCTGGGCAGTGAGTACGAATCCTTGATCGGTACAGTCCGCAACGTCGGATACAAGGCCGTGCGTCCCACCCGCAGCAAGTCGGGTGCGCCGGTGCCGCCGGTCGACGATCTCGACGCCGAAGATGCAGATTTCGAATCCGCGGAAGGACCTGTGATCCAGTGA